A region of Dermochelys coriacea isolate rDerCor1 chromosome 1, rDerCor1.pri.v4, whole genome shotgun sequence DNA encodes the following proteins:
- the MBLAC1 gene encoding LOW QUALITY PROTEIN: metallo-beta-lactamase domain-containing protein 1 (The sequence of the model RefSeq protein was modified relative to this genomic sequence to represent the inferred CDS: inserted 3 bases in 2 codons), with protein MTPPLHMVPLGLSLIPSTPYSVLVLQEGFSRALPASITWADGTIMLLRGPRLTLVDLGGPQGREWLLXSPGVARGDVSHVVCTHGHSDHAGNLNLFPGATXFDLSRGEGLYLPHNLGGSAPYPIDPGHVEVLPTPGHTATHSSVLVRGTALGTVLVAGDLFEWERDKAAWQALSKDPARQEQCRRRALALADMVIPGHGPPFQVLRPKGSPGGGQTRGEVPRAPLSPN; from the exons atGACCCCCCCATTGCACATGGTGCCCCTGGGGCTCTCCCTGATCCCCAGCACCCCCTATTCGGTGCTGGTGCTACAGGAGGGGTTCAGCCGGGCGCTCCCAGCCAGCATCACATGGGCCGATGGCACCATCATGCTGCTGCGGGGCCCTCGGCTCACCCTGGTGGACTTGGGGGGACCCCAGGGGCGGGAGTGGCTGC GCAGCCCGGGGGTAGCCCGGGGGGACGTGTCCCATGTGGTCTGCACCCACGGCCACTCCGACCATGCCGGCAACCTCAACCTCTTCCCCGGGGCCAC CTTCGACCTCAGCCGCGGGGAGGGGCTCTACCTGCCCCATAATCTGGGAGGCAGCGCCCCCTACCCTATCGATCCAGGGCACGTGGAGGTGCTGCCCACGCCCGGGCACACGGCCACCCACAGCAGCGTGCTGGTGCGGGGCACAGCTCTGGGCACGGTGCTGGTGGCCGGAGACCTGTTCGAGTGGGAGCGGGACAAGGCCGCCTGGCAGGCACTGAGCAAGGACCCCGCCCGGCAGGAGCAGTGCCGCCGGCGGGCGCTGGCCCTGGCCGACATGGTGATCCCTGGCCATGGGCCGCCCTTCCAGGTGCTGCGGCCGAagggcagccccgggggggggcagacGAGGGGTGAGGTCCCCCGGGCCCCTCTGAGCCCAAATTAA